One Microlunatus soli genomic window carries:
- a CDS encoding DUF192 domain-containing protein → MGTVFAVPTAVVVLLSTAGCGIGVLDKAEVSVDGRSFRVEVARTGRQQQQGLSERSTVPAGSGMLFDFSGRRVQKVWMADTLVPLDAAWISDDAVVAIRTLKPCGRAEASDCPTWISPQPVDALLEVPAGALDGVPIGARVRISEQHG, encoded by the coding sequence ATGGGAACCGTGTTCGCCGTGCCGACCGCCGTCGTTGTGCTGCTGTCGACGGCGGGCTGTGGCATCGGCGTCCTGGACAAGGCAGAGGTGTCGGTCGACGGCCGGTCCTTCCGGGTCGAGGTCGCGCGGACCGGCCGCCAACAGCAACAGGGCTTGTCGGAACGATCCACGGTGCCGGCCGGCAGCGGGATGCTGTTCGACTTCTCCGGGCGCCGGGTGCAGAAGGTGTGGATGGCCGACACCCTGGTGCCGTTGGACGCAGCCTGGATTTCCGACGACGCGGTGGTCGCGATCCGGACGCTGAAACCGTGCGGGCGAGCCGAGGCATCGGATTGTCCGACCTGGATCTCCCCGCAACCTGTCGATGCACTGCTCGAGGTGCCCGCCGGTGCACTGGATGGGGTGCCGATCGGTGCCCGGGTGCGGATCAGCGAACAACACGGCTGA
- a CDS encoding DUF1990 family protein, with amino-acid sequence MTTPVLLPPVTATELSRAPFSYPEVGATRSGPLPTGYRQLRREVILGPDPTGEDRFVRVAEALLGWRMHSAAGLQMRVSALRAEPEVVLIATLALGPFPVRTRCRVVYLIDEPDAVGFAYGTLPGHPERGEERFLVERLDGDSVRFSLTAFSRLSSPLARLGGPISRAVQSRVNTRYLRTVRAL; translated from the coding sequence ATGACGACACCGGTGCTGCTGCCGCCGGTGACTGCGACCGAACTCAGCCGAGCGCCGTTCAGCTACCCGGAGGTCGGGGCAACCCGATCGGGCCCGTTGCCGACCGGCTACCGGCAGCTGCGTCGAGAGGTGATCCTCGGTCCTGACCCAACCGGCGAGGACCGGTTCGTACGGGTCGCCGAGGCGCTGCTGGGCTGGCGGATGCACAGCGCAGCCGGCCTGCAGATGCGGGTGTCGGCGCTGCGCGCCGAACCCGAGGTGGTGCTGATCGCGACTCTGGCGCTCGGCCCGTTCCCGGTCCGGACCCGCTGCCGGGTGGTCTATCTGATCGACGAGCCGGACGCGGTCGGGTTTGCGTACGGGACGTTGCCCGGTCATCCCGAGCGGGGTGAGGAACGATTCCTGGTCGAGCGACTGGACGGCGACTCCGTACGGTTCTCGCTGACCGCCTTCTCCCGGCTGTCCAGTCCGCTGGCGCGGCTCGGCGGCCCGATCAGCAGAGCCGTGCAGTCCCGCGTCAACACCCGCTATCTGCGAACCGTGCGGGCGTTGTGA
- a CDS encoding DUF3566 domain-containing protein, with protein MSERSRGPEGASSPASTQSGPSGGDDIYAAAAASAAGRNAKRSASARPARSAGSAPEAQTDGTSTAARAQPVDDDARSAQANGSRNGGAPDTATQPAANGNAAGATAGTESGGEPTSKLSAVASSVLGRVRSGGKSDPAKPDPAKSDESKSDAAKSAGQQPATGKTAAGAGATATAAAGATAAKNTATTQRSSADPANEPTTAMNREPVGPPASATAGADSADPAKADKPKVGTARGTRKARLRLSRLDPWSVMKTAFLFSIAAGIVMVVAVYAVWLVIGSSGLFDSVDSIVGSVLQSPGDTTPFRIEDYVNTQKVMGVTAFLACIDVVIFTALATLASFLYNLAATMLGGLEVTLAED; from the coding sequence GTGAGCGAACGCAGCAGGGGACCCGAAGGGGCCTCCAGCCCGGCGAGCACTCAGAGCGGCCCCTCCGGCGGCGACGACATCTACGCCGCCGCAGCGGCCAGTGCCGCCGGACGGAACGCCAAGCGCAGCGCATCCGCTCGACCGGCACGCAGTGCGGGCTCGGCGCCGGAGGCACAGACCGACGGCACGTCGACGGCAGCCCGGGCTCAACCGGTCGATGACGACGCTCGCAGCGCGCAGGCCAACGGCAGCCGGAACGGCGGCGCTCCGGACACCGCGACGCAGCCCGCTGCCAACGGGAACGCCGCCGGTGCGACCGCCGGCACCGAATCGGGCGGCGAGCCGACCAGCAAGCTGAGTGCCGTGGCCAGCAGCGTGCTGGGCCGGGTGCGGTCGGGAGGCAAGTCCGACCCCGCGAAGCCCGACCCCGCGAAGTCCGACGAATCGAAGTCCGATGCGGCGAAGTCCGCCGGCCAGCAGCCTGCCACCGGCAAGACGGCTGCGGGCGCCGGGGCAACCGCCACTGCCGCCGCCGGTGCGACGGCCGCGAAGAACACCGCGACGACGCAGAGATCGTCCGCCGACCCGGCGAACGAGCCGACCACCGCGATGAACCGTGAGCCCGTCGGCCCGCCGGCCTCGGCAACCGCGGGCGCCGACAGCGCCGACCCGGCCAAGGCCGACAAGCCGAAGGTCGGAACGGCCCGCGGCACCCGTAAGGCGCGGCTGCGGCTGTCCCGACTGGATCCGTGGTCGGTGATGAAGACGGCCTTCCTGTTCTCCATCGCGGCCGGCATCGTGATGGTCGTCGCGGTCTACGCGGTCTGGCTGGTGATCGGATCGTCGGGGTTGTTCGACTCGGTCGACTCGATCGTCGGCAGCGTTCTGCAGAGCCCGGGCGACACCACGCCGTTCCGGATCGAGGACTACGTCAACACCCAGAAGGTGATGGGCGTGACGGCCTTCCTGGCCTGCATCGACGTGGTGATCTTCACCGCGCTGGCCACCCTGGCCTCGTTCCTGTACAACCTGGCCGCCACCATGCTCGGCGGCCTTGAGGTCACCCTCGCCGAGGACTGA
- the gyrA gene encoding DNA gyrase subunit A, with protein sequence MTEVTPPPGHDRLEPVDLQDEIQKSYLDYAMSVIVGRALPDVTDGLKPVHRRILYGMYDGGYRPDRGWNKCARVVGEVMGQYHPHGDSAIYDSLVGLAQSWVKRYPLVDGQGNFGSPGNDPAAAMRYTECKMAPLAMEMVRDIGEDTVDFRANYDGKTQEPVVLPARFPNLLVNGSTGIAVGMATNIPTHNLREVADAVQWALENPEATEEDLLEAAIQRVHGPDFPNGALIVGRKGIDDAYRTGRGSVTMRAVVDIEEDKAGRTQLVVTQLPYMVNPDNLSLKVAELVNAGRLAGIADIRDDSSARTGQRLVIVLKRDAQPRVVLNNLYKHTQLQDTFGCNMLALVDEVPRTLRLDQFISYWITHQLNVIRRRTEYRLAQAEARAHIYRGLVKALDALDEVIALIRRSPTTDEARTGLIELLEIDELQANAILDMQLRRLAALERQKIIDELAKIEAEIADYQDILARPERQRQIVSTELAEIVEKYGDDRRTEIIADDGDMSAEDFIPDNDVVVTITRGGYAKRTNTDAYRVQKRGGKGVRGASLKADDEVVHLFATSNHQWILFFTNKGRVYRAKVWQLPEANRDARGGHVAGLLSFLPDEEIAQVLTLRSYEDAPYLLLATRKGLVKKSQLSLYDSPRQAGIIAVNFRDEDDELIGAELCSPEDDVLLISKKGQAIRFPATDAQLRPMGRATSGVTGMKFRDGDELLSLTRISSDLAEDEWYVFTVTDEGFGKRTAVSQYRQQGRGGLGIKAMKLNDARGELVGGLVLRENDEVIAIKASGQITRSAVAEVPVKGRDTMGIKFVGVRGGDSVAVIALNPETTPELEELESGEETTPGSAPVEAGSEQDGSAPDASDTSVDSDPADESGIVEGESATTAGSDQAESSSQTDSSTDADEDEPEE encoded by the coding sequence ATGACGGAAGTTACGCCGCCACCGGGGCATGATCGGCTGGAACCGGTCGATCTGCAGGACGAGATCCAGAAGTCCTACCTGGACTACGCGATGAGCGTGATCGTCGGCCGTGCACTGCCCGACGTCACCGACGGGTTGAAGCCCGTCCACCGCCGGATCCTGTACGGGATGTACGACGGCGGCTACCGGCCGGACCGTGGCTGGAACAAGTGCGCCCGGGTCGTCGGCGAGGTGATGGGCCAGTACCACCCGCACGGCGACTCCGCGATCTACGACAGCCTGGTCGGGCTGGCCCAGAGCTGGGTGAAGCGCTACCCGCTGGTGGACGGTCAGGGCAACTTCGGTTCGCCGGGCAACGACCCGGCCGCGGCGATGCGCTACACCGAGTGCAAGATGGCGCCGCTGGCGATGGAGATGGTCCGCGACATCGGCGAGGACACCGTCGACTTCCGGGCCAACTACGACGGCAAGACCCAGGAGCCGGTCGTGCTGCCGGCCCGGTTCCCCAACCTGCTGGTGAACGGATCGACCGGCATCGCGGTCGGGATGGCCACCAACATCCCGACCCACAACCTGCGTGAGGTCGCCGACGCCGTGCAGTGGGCGCTGGAGAATCCGGAGGCGACCGAGGAGGATCTGCTGGAGGCGGCGATCCAGCGGGTGCACGGTCCGGATTTCCCCAACGGTGCGTTGATCGTCGGCCGCAAGGGCATCGACGACGCCTACCGCACCGGTCGCGGCTCGGTGACGATGCGCGCGGTGGTCGACATCGAGGAGGACAAGGCCGGCCGTACCCAGCTGGTGGTCACCCAGTTGCCGTACATGGTCAACCCGGACAACCTCAGTCTGAAGGTCGCCGAGTTGGTCAACGCCGGTCGACTGGCCGGCATCGCCGACATCCGGGACGACTCCTCGGCCCGGACCGGCCAGCGGCTGGTGATCGTGCTGAAGCGGGACGCCCAGCCGCGGGTGGTGCTGAACAACCTGTACAAGCACACCCAGCTGCAGGACACGTTCGGCTGCAACATGCTGGCGCTGGTCGACGAAGTGCCGCGGACGTTGCGGCTGGACCAGTTCATCTCGTACTGGATCACTCACCAGCTGAACGTGATCCGGCGCCGGACCGAGTATCGGCTGGCCCAGGCCGAGGCCCGGGCGCACATCTACCGCGGCCTGGTCAAGGCGCTGGACGCGCTGGACGAGGTGATCGCGCTGATCCGCCGCAGCCCGACCACCGACGAGGCGCGGACCGGCCTGATCGAGCTGCTGGAGATCGACGAGCTGCAGGCCAACGCCATCCTGGACATGCAGCTGCGCCGGCTGGCTGCTCTGGAACGGCAGAAGATCATCGACGAGTTGGCCAAGATCGAGGCCGAGATCGCCGACTACCAGGACATCCTGGCCCGGCCCGAGCGGCAGCGGCAGATCGTCAGCACCGAGCTGGCCGAGATCGTGGAGAAGTACGGCGACGACCGGCGGACCGAGATCATCGCCGATGACGGCGACATGAGCGCCGAGGATTTCATCCCCGACAACGACGTGGTGGTCACCATCACCCGCGGCGGCTACGCCAAGCGCACCAACACCGACGCCTACCGGGTGCAGAAGCGCGGTGGCAAGGGCGTACGTGGCGCGTCGTTGAAGGCCGACGACGAAGTGGTGCATCTGTTCGCCACCAGCAACCACCAGTGGATCCTGTTCTTCACCAACAAGGGCCGGGTGTACCGGGCCAAGGTCTGGCAGTTGCCGGAGGCCAACCGGGACGCCCGCGGCGGTCACGTCGCCGGGCTGCTGTCCTTCCTGCCCGACGAGGAGATCGCCCAGGTCCTCACGCTGCGCAGCTACGAGGATGCGCCGTACCTGCTGCTGGCCACCCGTAAGGGCCTGGTGAAGAAGTCCCAGCTGTCGTTGTACGACTCGCCGCGGCAGGCCGGCATCATCGCGGTCAACTTCCGCGACGAGGACGACGAGCTGATCGGCGCCGAGCTGTGCAGCCCCGAGGACGACGTGCTGCTGATCAGCAAGAAGGGCCAGGCGATCCGGTTCCCGGCCACCGATGCCCAGCTGCGGCCGATGGGCCGGGCGACCTCCGGCGTCACCGGTATGAAGTTCCGCGACGGCGACGAGTTGCTCAGCCTGACCCGGATCTCCAGTGATCTGGCCGAGGACGAGTGGTACGTCTTCACCGTCACCGACGAGGGCTTCGGCAAGCGGACCGCGGTGTCGCAGTATCGTCAGCAGGGCCGTGGCGGCCTGGGTATCAAGGCGATGAAGCTGAACGACGCGCGCGGCGAATTGGTCGGCGGGCTGGTGCTGCGGGAGAACGACGAGGTGATCGCGATCAAGGCCAGCGGCCAGATCACCCGCAGCGCTGTCGCCGAAGTGCCGGTCAAGGGCCGGGACACGATGGGCATCAAGTTCGTCGGTGTCCGTGGCGGCGACTCGGTGGCTGTGATCGCGTTGAACCCGGAGACGACGCCGGAATTGGAGGAGCTTGAATCGGGCGAGGAGACTACTCCTGGCAGCGCGCCGGTCGAGGCCGGGTCGGAGCAGGACGGCTCCGCCCCGGACGCGTCCGATACGAGCGTCGATTCGGATCCTGCGGACGAATCTGGAATCGTGGAGGGCGAGTCCGCCACGACCGCGGGGTCTGACCAGGCAGAATCGAGTAGCCAGACTGACTCGAGCACAGACGCCGACGAGGATGAACCGGAGGAATGA